ACTGCTCCTGAGGTGTCAGTgaggtctttttcttttgaaagttcttttttaCTCTCAGGACATGTCCCTTCTGCTCCGTAAGTTAAAGTGGAGAAAGTTGCATGTTCTGGAAGCATCGGTTCTTGTCCGCTGAGCTGCACCCAACCTGGAGGAGTAGTACGTTTACTCAGAGGGCCCGACCAGTATGGCCACGGAATATGCTCCAGGATCTTCATTTATTggagaaagttcttttttttttttttttttaattttttttttttttcaacgtttatttatttttgggacagagagagacagagcatgaacgggggaggggcagagtgagagggagacacagaatcggaaacaggctccaggctctgagcgatcagcccagagcccgatgcggggctcgaactcacggaccgcgagatcgtgacctggctgaagtcggacgctcaaccgactgcgccacccaggcaccccatggagaAAGTTCTTTGAGGTCGGAGTGTCTTGGGCTGATCTTTTACTTATTCTcatctttccctctgcctttgtCAGGATTGATGTATCTCAGAATGACCTTCCTTGGGAATTCATGGTTGACCGTCTCCCTACTATCTTATTTTTCCCCTGCAGCAGGTAAGTTTTTTCACTATTTTCGATCTTTACTCAATATTTGGGCAGATGGgattcttttgaaaatgaaaagggtTTAAGGTGCttcacagaaatgaaatgcaaatcatTAGCTGTTACtaaactattttgaataaaatgtattgttaaaaaaatgttccattgaggggaaaaaaaaaaagaaaaaaaaaatgtgccatcATGGACCCGGGGTAAAAGGGCTTTCGTGTCACAAGGTCGGAGGTGGTTTTTGTTAAGAACTTCACCCCTCCCACAGTGTTTTCACGAGCGTGCATGTGGCCGTCAGAACTCGTTTGCCTTCTGGGTCTTATGAGCCTCCAGTGGATCCCGAGATGGATGGCAAAGAGCCACGTTCACCTGGCCAGACAGCAGCTCATCTCTTGAGCCCCCCGGGCGTCAGGCCCTGGCTGACCCAGGCTTTCATGTGCGTCATTTTCCATCGAGTTCTCCTGATGCCCGGCTTGTCCCTCCTGTGCAAGCTGGAAATGGAGATGACTCCTCACTGTACCCCGTTCATGGGATTCAAGGAGCCTTCTCCCCACGTGTGCAGACTTCCATGAACGTCTGCCACGGGGCTGTCCCCTTGATCTCTTCACATCGTGCAGGCGGGCTCCAAGTCCAGTGATAACAGCAACTGCCCTGAAAGCCCGGCAGGCGGGGACGGGACCTAAGCAAGGAGGACGAACGGCCTAACTTGGCAATTAGTAAATGTTGGGTGCGGATGTTTTGCTAAAAGGGAAATGAACTCTTGGCCTTTAAAAGCCTGATAAACGAGATGTTCtgacccttttaaaaaaaaaaaaagactctcttttgttttcaaaagggTCCTCGGGGACCTAGTCACACGACTCTGATGGTATCTTTTTAGGGAAAAAACATTTGCAGGTTATTCTAACGAGGTCCTTAATTCACATATGTGGTGTCTCCTGTTTTAATTTCCTGCCCTCGCTTTTACTGTTCACGGCAGCTACTGccatactttttatttctctttttatttctcatagaTACCTAATCATTTCCTTGTTGTTTCCTCTTTATCTCAAGGAATTTTTGCTGGAATACTTCCTGGGGTAGTAGGGTCCTGTCACATCATGCACTAAAAACAGAGCGTGACTCATCCTGTTGTGCTGACTGTTGTCATGAGCCTCTTTCCTTCTAAGAAATAAAGTGCCGCACAGTCAAGGAATCATGGACCATAAAGCAATTTCATCTGTGTGGGATGGAGGTTGGGCAGGAAGTTTAATGAAGCATGGTTTTCAAATTTCAAACATAGTTTGGAAAAGTATTAAAGTCCTAACACCCAGTAGGTGCCAGCAGCTAGAATGCATGAGTACGTCTTGAGCGAGACAGAAAGAGATACACCGAGAATTGGTGAcggggtgtgtgttgggggactGAGTCAGGCTGGAGTGCCTTGCAGTAGAAAGTTGCCTGATTGTCCATGTGAGGATGTGCATTGGTGATCCCTGCAGCCCCTTAGTGTTTTGCTTttagcttttttaatgtttgtttatttttgagacagcactagtgggagaagagcagagagagagggagtcacagaatccgcagcaggctccaggctctgagctgtcagcacagagcccgacgcggggctggaacccacgaacctgagccgtgacctgagatcgtgacctgagccgaagtcagacgctcaactgactgagctgcccaggcgcccgtGCGGCCCCTTAGTATTGGAAAGTCAAGAATGTAAATACTGAACGTGAGAAGAGTGTCCAGCTCTTTGTTAACGGAGAGAGCTTGGTAAACCAAAAAACCTCATTACTGCTCTGGAATGGAATTTTCCTTATTTCCTAAAAGTAAAGAGTAGTCACAAGAGAAGTGAGCTCCCCGTTAGCTGGTCCAGATTGAATGAGTGCTCAGGTTACTCAGAGGGTGTGAACAGGCAAAGGGTGTGAGCTGACCGCTggcaagagaggaaaggagagatcCCTTTTTCACGGTGACTGTGCTTACGTCATCTTCAGTGAAAAGAATGCAAAAGCGTACGTGCGTTTTGATAAGAGCAGCCTGCCCACACACTAGGTTACGTGCGCAGTAAGTAAGGTAGTGTCAAGATGATGACGGTTACTTTGGAGGAGGATTCCAggtgatgggggcgggggtgccCCGTTTGCTGTGCACATTGCCTCCAGCCAGCACGTGTTTCACAGTCCTGGAACAGAAGCCACATGCAAGGGCTTGTCCTCTGCCACTGGGCGCGCCCTGGGCCGCCTCCTGCGCCCGCTGGCTTTCCTGTGCAGGTGCCTCATAGAGCCGCTCTTCCTGCCACCACTGCGTGTGACGTTTCAGAATCGAGGCGCCCTGGCACGCGCCTGGGTGAAGACGTCACAAGGATGGGCTGGTTCATTCTAGCATGTGCCCTGGCAAGGACCGGGCCTCTTGAGAGGAGCAGCCCGCCCGGCCGCAGTAGCACGGCCCCGTCTTTGGAGAAGATGCCTTACACCCTCGGTCAGGTTTTTATTTGGCCGTTTAGGTGCTAGAGCTACGTGAACACACGCCTAGGGAATTCCGAAGGGAGTCGGACCGCGGGGCCTTTTACCACCACGTTTCCGAAATGATTCTTTCCTGGGGAGTTTGTTCACACCTGTGTCCTTGCTACTTGTAAAAAGTGGGAAAGCACTTGAGCACGCGTGTTAGGCAGACTCACGGGGATGGCGCCCTGAACTCTGCTCTGAAATAGCGTGCTTACAGAGGTCGTTTTCAGTCATGTGAAGGTCTCCCACCCACGCTCCGGTCCCTCGGCAGCCCCCTCCCGGGGCAGTTCGGGTACTCTGCCCTACAAGACCGGGTTTGCGCCGCCTAGGTGGGTCTCGGCGCCGATCCGGCCTCTGCTCATCCTTCCCCGCCTGCACCCCACAGGCACCAGGTGGTTTGTAGTCGTCGAATGGCTGGGAGGGCGCAGTCGAAGAAAGCTTCTGGAGGTTAAGAaaaccatgttttgttttgttttttaaattttttttttttcaacgtttatttatttttgggacagagagagacagagcatgaacgggagaggggcagagagagagggagacacagaatcggaaacaggctccaggctccgagccatcagcccagagcctgatgcggggctcgaactcccggaccgcgagatcgtgacctggctgaagtcggacgcttaaccgactgcgccacccaggcgcccctaagaaaaCCATGTTTTAAAGTAGGGCGTGGTTATATATTTACTCTGAATATTTGACTTTTCCACTTCCCTGAAAGTCTCCCTGAGTGTGGTATAAAATGGGGCATATGCGATTTTAATTTCCCTGTGAATACTTATTTCATTGGGAAAGAGCTACCCATCAGTAGAACACCTTTTGTCTTAGGTATTTGGCCCCTGGCTTTGTGTGTGGCGAGGGCTCGTGAGCTTGTAATGAGTGGTTTCTGGTTGGGCTTTGAAAGAACAGTATGATTGATTTTAGGCTAACGCTCAGCTTTCAGGTAACTCGTGCCCTCCTTCCAACAGTCCCGTGAGGGCAACAACACTCCCGTCACCCCTTCCACGGGTGAGGGGGTGCAGGGGCGCAGAGAGGCCGCCGGGCTGGGCACTCACGATGGTGGGCGGCAGCCTTACAGGTCTGCCTGGCAGGTGGCCCTGCCTCACCCCCGTTGCTTTAGGACAACGTAGCTGCTCTTTGCCCACCTTGTGCGTCAAGCTGGTGGCTCTGATGTAGTGCGGCCAGATTGTGCATACACAGGTCACTGTACACACGCCAGACATTTTGGTCATCAGGCAGTTAAATGACAACTTCTCAAAAGGGATTTTCTGCATCAGGGCTTGCAACAGAGTTTTGGGGGAAAACCCCCTTCCTACGTCGCTTTGCTTCCTTATTCTGTGCTCTCAGGGCAGGGCAGCCTTCCTTTCTCACAGTCCCTTGGTGGGTCTGTTTGACCGGAGTCAGGGCCTGAGTGACACTTCGCCCATTTTGCTAATAACAACGTCTCCAGATGTTGCCAGATGCCCGTGGCAGGGGGCGGGTTATAGTCTCCCCCAGGTAAGAACTCCTGCTCTGAATAACGCGTCCTACCGGCTGGCTGAAGAAATCCGGCTGAGTGTTCAGTCTTCATTTCACCAAGCACTTTGACGGCCACGGGGTGACACAGGTGACGTCCTGCCCGGGGACGCCCTTCCTTACCGGCCACTGGGCCTCCCAGAGCTCGAAGAGGCCCCTCTGCCCACACGCTGCCGGTGCCCTCTTGGGCCTGGGAGCTCCTTGTCTTGCTTAGAAGGTTGTTAACAGAAACTGAGCTCTTTGTCTTGGGCACAGACACACAGTTGAGATAAGCGGCCTTAATTACATAACAAGCACAGGCGACAGGCTCCGCCTTGTAGAAACATTTTTGCCCAGATAACATTTTCCTTGCTGACTTCTGGTAAGTAAAATCCTCAGAATGTCTCCTGGTGGGAAGCCAACGGCCCGGCCTCCGGTGGCAGTGCCGTCCGGACGGAGCGTGTTGACGGGGCTGTCCCCTCTgactcctttccctctctctccaggaaGGACCGCAGTGTGAAGTACCCCGAAGACCTTCCCATCACCCTTCCCAATCTGCTGAGGTTCATCCTGCATCACTCGGACCCGGCTTCTTCCCCTCGGAGCCGGGCTGATCCTCCCACCAAAGAGTGTGTTCAGAGCGAGGCCGTCTTCCAGCAGGGGCACATCTCCCACTTGGAGAGAGAGATCCGGAAGCTGAGGGCGGAGATCGGCGCCCTGCAGCGGGCGCAGGGGCAGGTGGAGGCCCAGCTCTCGAGCGCGCGCAGGGACGGGCACCGGCTGCTGCGGCAGAAGCAGAGCCTGGAGGCGCGGCACGGGCTGCTCCGGCTGCACAGCGAGCAGCTGCGGGCGCTGGCCGAGCGCAAGGCCCGCGAGCTCGAGGAGCTGGCCCGCAGGCTGCAGGAGCTGGCCGACGCCTCGCAGGACCTCCTCACGGAGAACGCGTGGCTCAAGATCCTGGTGGCCACCATGGGGCGGAAGCTGGAGGGCCGGGACGGAGCGGACGAGCTCGCTCCCCCGCGAGAGGCCCGCCCCGACCGCCCCGAGCCTTCAGGTCCCCCCCGGCTCCCGGGCAGCGCCCCTCCGCCTCCCAACGTCAGCTCCGCGCCGGCGTCCGAAAGGAGCGAGGAGAACAGGACAGGCTGACTTGTAAAACGACACGAAGAAATCCGAGGAGAAAGCTGTAGGTTGGGAATATATTTATgcaaattttattgaaatttattgtaaataaaGATTTTCTCAGTGGTCTAGAAAATCACGTTGAGTGTCATTCAGCTTTTCTTGGAACAGGGATGACACCCCTCCACTCATGGCACAGATTTGGTAGCTTTGAGACGGAAGCAGTAGCCCAGCCCAGCCCGTTTGAAGATGTGGCTGAAACGTCGGTCGGCGTCTCCGCGGCTCAGCCACCgggttccctccccaccccccctgtTGCTTCTGTGAGGACTCGCGGGATGAAAGGCTGATTTCCTGACCGGCCCGTTGGAAGACCTCAGCACAACAGTCGGCTCCTGAGAGAGAACCGAATGAGAGGCCGTGACTAAGCTGTGTGATTCGTGGCTCTGGCCtctatgctaaaaaaaaaaaaaaaaaaatagctgtcgATCCAGGAACAATGAGCGCTATTATGTGGTGGTTCTCAGCCTCTCCAGGCACTCCCAATGGCCCCAcagagacccccccccacccccgccactggTGCCCCGCTGTGCCTGTGACCGTGGCCAGGCACCCACCCACCGCCACGGCAGGGATGACACCCCTGGCAACCGGGGCATCATGGGATCTAGGACCCGCCAGGAGCGGGACCCAGGACAAAGTGGCGGTTCATGGTTTCAAAACCCAAACCTCCCTGGGACCACCCCGGTCGGGGTCAGCCCCGGGGTCCTCGGCTCCCCAAGGGGACGCAACCTGGGCGTGTGCTGCTGGCTGGCTGCGGGAAGGAGAGGTAGAAAGCCTGGAAGTTCTGAAATGCGGGGAGAACGGATCAGACACCCCAACGCCTTCCATGTTTGTGTGGAGGGCCCTTCAGCAGGCCAGCCATCTCCCTGATCTTCTGCCCAGCATCTTGGAACGAGCTGGCCCCCTCCGGCCCCCGGGGGCTCCGAGGGGGTCTTGCCTGACTTCTCAGGCTCAGCCATCCCCATTTAGGGGCCGACATCTCTCCTGGGCTAAATAAGGCCCAGCCTCCTGCCTTGCCCAGGCTCCTGGGTAGCCCCCTGGGGCATCTCATTCCTGCCTTCAGCTCACCCGGCTGAAGAgctaccctcctccctccccccgagCTGATGCTTCACGTTTGACCCCCAGTTTAAGTGCCGCCAAAATGAAGTGTTCGCTAAGCTCCTTCCTTGGGGGTTCCAGAAAGTAGATGAGTTCAACTGCTTTGTTGAGGAGACTTGGTGAGGCCAGAGGAGCCTCGGCCAGCCTGAGCAGGAGGCCAGAGcttgggagggggaaggggtgggctgggagtggggtggaAGCCGCGGAGGGCCAGGTTTCCCAGGTGAAGCCCAGGCCGGCCCCCAGTTTACTACGAAGGATGCCTACACAAGCCACGTTTTAATCACCATAGCTGAGGATGTGCTTCGGGATTGGGATTCACAATCTTAGCGAGTTCACCCAAGTGGGACGCCTTGGGGATGCAGGCTTTGGGGGTGCCAGCCCCACCGAGACAGCCACCAACTCATCTTCGTGGAAACCCGGTCCTGAACCTGACACTCactctccacccacccacccccccgcaCCCTCCCCCAGGCGCCCTGTACCAGGGGGCCGTTCAGGCAGGTGATGTGCTCACAACCCTGGGCAGCACTCGGGACTCTCCGAGCCAGGTCGGGGTACTCTCCCAGGTGGCCCGCCAAGGAAGGAGGGGCCCGGGACCCAGCAGGTGGGTGGTACtctgagaagaaaggaaactaatgtgtgaacgggggagggaaaAACCCCTCgaacctcccccccaccctccagtgcagaaaatactaaatacaacaaacaaaaaagcacaagTTCCTCTTTCCCGGGCCGGCTGGTTTCAGATGGTCGGTCACGGCCACGGGCTCTGGTGTTTCCAGCGAAGCCTGCGCTAAGTGATGCCGGGGAGGGGGACagcacggcggggggggggggggggggggggggggcggggcaggggagagagtgtTCGGCCTGCTCGAGAAACTGCTCCGCCGCCAGGCCGCCCGGCAGCCCTCGGGACGCGTGCCCTGACTCGTCCTTCACCGGCTCGCCAGCGGCAGCGGCCTCCTTGCAGTAACTCCGCTCTCAACAGGAACTGGTCTCCGGCGACCGAAGCAGGGGCGTGTGGTTCCTCCATCCGTTGCCAGCCAAGCAGAAATCCCCACAGCACCCCAGCTGCTGAGCCACGACACTGAGAACGGACGGGTCACGTCCTCTGCCTGCACACGCCCTTGTGGAGACCCCTGCGCCGTGCACCGCGGGCCCTCCCGTGTCCcaggcccccgcccccggcggAGCCTTGCGTCGGCTCATCATCGCTACGGTCGGTCCCACGTGCTCTACACGGGATCGTTAAAAATCAGCAAAGGAGGCTCTAAGCACATGCTTCCGGGGCCTATTTACACTTCGGAGGGTTGTGAGTCCCCGCGTTACAGAAGTAGCTCCGTCCGGAACAGGCTCAGCTAAACATTCAAGTAACAAGAGCGCTACGGGGTCGAGAGCCCCGGCGAGGTCAGGCCTGCCCACTGCCTGCAATGGGCAGTCCCACCAGGAGGCCGAGGGGACGCCCGGGGCCACTGGGTCCTGGCTCAGGACGGCCAGGACGTCGGGAGTCCGTGCATGCGGTGACGAAGCCCGGGGAGGCCGTGCCAGCAAGCGTCAGCCCCGCCTCTCAGCGGCCCCCGCCCGCAAGCGGGCCTGGGGGCCTCGGCATCCCGGCTCAGCCGTGGACTTCTGGGCCACTGGGGGTCAGCTTGGCCTTCCTCTCCACGCACGGTCCCTTGGCGGAGTACTGCACCAGCAGGAAGGGCTCCTTGGTCTCGCCATCCCCCACGATGCTCTCCTCGTCTTCCGACTGGCTGATGCGCTGCAGCCGCAGGTAGCACCAGCAGCCCAGGATCAAGGCCCCCAGGGCCGCGATGGCGATGAGGATGACGATGACCGTGACCACGCCCGTGGTGGGGCTGTGGTCCATAATAGACATGGTCAGCGCCTGGGGACGCTTCCGCGGGAGGAAGCTCGCAGGGCGGTCGGCTCAgcgaggctggaactcagggtGGACGCAAGGGCCCTGGAAGACAAAGCAGGGGTGAGGCGCCGGCGGGACCCCGACAGCTCACGGGCTcggggtgggggacgggggctCTCCGACAGGGCCTCTCTGTAATCAGATCTCAGGCCTGACCGCCCTGCCCTCATCCCAGTAAAAGACACTGGGAAATGACATCAGTCCCTCTCTCAGACAGGCGGCATGGGGAAGTCACCCAGTCTTCTGGAACACctgggagagggagatgcagccggcctgggaagaGCCAGAAGCAGCCTGGTCCTGGACCGTGGAGGCACTCAGGATGgctctggggagggcagggaagggcggGACAGAGCGGACCccacaggctccaagctcagcggCAGGCACAGGACCCAGACTGCGCACGGGTCAGTACACAGTGCCTGTCACTACAGATGCATCAGGGCCACGCCAGGGACACAGGGGACCTGGTGTCCGGATGCTACGTTGGGCGGGGTGGGTGAGACCCAGGGAGGCGAGGCGGAGGCTGAGCTGGCAAGAGGGGCCGGCCCTTGGGGAGGAGTGTTCCTGGCAGGGGAGTGGCGTCTTTgaaggctctgaggcaggagaGGGCCTGCTGCTGAGAGGGCGCAGGAGCCGCAGGCGGTGGGCAGCTGGACCCGAAGCGTCAGCTGGTGCCGGTGGGCGGCCGGACCACGTCTGGCCGCTGCAGGCTCAGACCAGCCCCTCCGCCTTGCGGGGCCTCGGGGTCCTCCTCTGTTAACGGGGCTGGGGACTGGCACAGACGGCCGGCAGCGGGAGGCACAGCACATACAAAACACCCAGACGCATCCAGTGATGGTGGGCGAGGCTGGAGGTGCTGAAGCCAGCGGGCTCCCCTGGGTCCCAAGACCCTGCACTTTCTGGCTTCTCCTCCTCACCTTACAGGAACCAAATGATAGTGACTCGCACCCGACTGGTGTGAGGGTGGGGAAAAGCCCGCGCCCACCGGGCACGCAGTAAGAGCCAGCTGCGGGATCCATTTCTCTGGTAAGAGGGACGTCAATGCAAGGACGCAGCACTGGACAGGGAGGTTTTCCCTCCAGACAGGATGGAACTTGACGTCCTTGAGCAATCACCGCCTTAATTAGAAATGGTTCTCACCCACACCAGGGAGACTCCCCGCCCGCCCAAGGCCAGGCTAGCCTGAAGGTCAGAGGCAGCTAAGTCCACGCCCCTGGAGTCTGTCCTGGGACCGGGGCCCCCCGAGTACGGCCCTGCCACCGGTGCTCACGTTTGCAGAGGCGTCCTGGGCAGGGGGGGGTGGCACTGTCCCTGCAGTCTGCCCCCTTCTTCCCACCTGCAGGGTCAGGCTGCTGTGGTCACGGTCAACACGCTCCCTGGCCCACCTGTACGGGTGCACTGTAGCCAATGCCCGGTCCCCCAAAGGAAAAGCCCCAAGTCCTTACAAGTGACCTACAGGGCCTGACGGGACGCATCCCTACCTGCTGCTTCTCCCTAGCCACAGTGACCCCACCGCCTCTGACCTCCAGGCCTTTGGCCCCGCAGGTCCTCCTCTGCCCCAACGCTCTGCTCCCCTCGCCCTTGTCCAGTGGCTCTCAGCTGGGGCGACTGTGCCtcccaagggacatttggcaatgtctggagacattttcgCCGTCACCACTGGCTGTGGGGGTGCTATTGCTATGGAGTGGGCAGAGGCCAAGGATGTGCTAAACATCCCACAGTGCCCTCCACGAACAGAGATCGGGCCCCAAACatcaacagtgtggatggagggTGAGAAGCCCTGATGCTGTTGACGCCagctcggggggtgggggggatgcctTCCAGGCTCCGCAGCCCAGCGGGGAGAGTCCAGGAGGGTCTCCCTCTTCAACTGCACCtgctctccccatcccccctgcCCACCACTCCCTCCAGGGCGCTTGCTTCAGTGCGCAACCCTGGCTCCCACAGCACGGCCATCTGGTTAGCACTCGCCTCCCCCATCGGGCTGTGTGCTCCAGGAGGGGCCCTGCACACTTCTGTGCTGCCAAGTGCACAGGCTTATCCTGGCTTGTTCCCTGTCCTCGGCAGGGCTGCCATCGGCTTCCACAAGCCCTCTCAGCCTGTCCCCCCAGGCCTCCAGACGGGACAGGtagccccccgccccctccgcacACCCCGAGACGGCCTGCCAGCTGGGCGGGGGaacctgtccccacccccaggctctcCTCCTGCTAGGGAGGACAACCCACGTGCCTCGTCCCTCTCCCCGGACCTCTTGTGTCCAGGGCCTGCTGGGGCACCTGCCTTCCCACCAGGCCCCCGGAAAGGAAGACAGCGCGGTGTATCAATTCGGaaggggaagtgtgtgtgtgtttggggagtgggggtggtttGGGGGCAGGAAGTGGGAAATCAAACAGTGGCAGCaagatggagggtggggggaccCCAGGGGCCGAACCTGCCGGGGGGCCTAGGAGGCACCTACAAGTCCAGGGGGAAGCCAAGTGGCCCCTGGACTGATGAGGAAACGGAGACAGCAGCAGCCCCAGTTTAAAGAGACCCTTCGAGAGCAGTGGTGACCTCCAAGCCGTGTCTGCTGCACCTGCCCCAGGCCAGGAGGACTGGGCAGAGCCAGGTATGGGCCTCTCCCCGCCATGAGCATAGAGCCGGGTGACCAGGCCATGGTCATGACCGGCCTGTGCTCCCTGGCACCCCCCCGGAATGCGTTTGCTTATTCCCTCATTCACTCGGCAACATTTACTGGGaactgattaaaaaacaaaaagtctcacCACGTCATCCGCTGCTCAGAATCCTCCCTGGCATCAGCAGAGAATCAaaatcccctccccccccccgccgccttccCACCTCAAGGCCTCTGAACTTTCTGTTCCttgtgcctggaatgttcttcctggATTGTCCCATGACTGGCCCCTTCCTATTATATGGGACTTCCTCTGCAGGTGCCTCTGGGAAGATATCTTCCCAGACCACCCTGGCTCCAGATGCCCCGCCGCCCCACGCCTGCCACCGCCTTGCACAACTTTGTGTTATTCCCTAGGGCTCCCTGCTACCTGAAGTTCTCT
This sequence is a window from Prionailurus viverrinus isolate Anna chromosome E3, UM_Priviv_1.0, whole genome shotgun sequence. Protein-coding genes within it:
- the SNN gene encoding stannin, whose translation is MSIMDHSPTTGVVTVIVILIAIAALGALILGCWCYLRLQRISQSEDEESIVGDGETKEPFLLVQYSAKGPCVERKAKLTPSGPEVHG